A section of the Verrucomicrobiota bacterium genome encodes:
- the rplW gene encoding 50S ribosomal protein L23 produces MNSFEIIKTVRLTEKGTLQGEKLNQYTVVADRRANKIQIRQAVQELFKVKVLRVNTLNVRGKFRRQRTSQAGRAPDWKKAIVTLKAGDKISLT; encoded by the coding sequence ATGAACTCATTTGAAATCATCAAGACCGTTCGCCTGACCGAAAAGGGAACGCTCCAGGGCGAAAAGCTGAATCAATACACCGTGGTGGCTGACCGGCGGGCGAACAAGATCCAAATCCGCCAGGCCGTGCAGGAACTGTTCAAGGTCAAGGTGCTTCGGGTGAACACGCTGAATGTGCGCGGCAAATTTCGCCGCCAGCGAACGTCGCAGGCGGGCCGGGCGCCGGACTGGAAAAAGGCGATTGTGACCTTGAAGGCCGGCGACAAAATCAGCCTGACCTGA
- the rplD gene encoding 50S ribosomal protein L4: MKLTVKDTKGNSQGELEVKFPLIENGKGTQAVHDVVVAYQAAQRSGTACTKNVGEVAGTNKKPWRQKGTGRARAGSFRSPLWRGGGVVFGPKPRDFSKKVSRSTRQLALRKALTERLNAGDVLVVDELNLSSPKTKEFIGLLSALQISGTALVISPAVDKNLTLASRNIPTVELTTSDALNTYQVLRNDKLLFTRGAFEKIEARLNKE, from the coding sequence ATGAAATTGACAGTCAAAGACACTAAAGGGAACAGCCAGGGTGAGTTGGAAGTGAAGTTTCCGCTCATCGAAAATGGCAAGGGCACGCAGGCGGTCCATGACGTGGTGGTGGCCTATCAGGCCGCCCAACGCAGCGGCACGGCCTGCACCAAAAACGTCGGCGAAGTGGCGGGCACCAACAAGAAGCCGTGGCGGCAGAAGGGCACGGGTCGCGCGCGGGCCGGCTCGTTCCGTTCTCCACTCTGGCGCGGTGGCGGCGTGGTATTCGGTCCGAAACCGCGCGACTTCAGCAAGAAAGTTTCGCGCTCCACCAGGCAACTGGCTTTGCGCAAGGCGCTCACCGAACGGTTGAACGCGGGCGATGTTTTGGTGGTGGATGAGTTGAATCTTTCGTCGCCCAAAACCAAGGAATTCATTGGCCTATTGTCGGCGCTCCAAATCAGCGGCACGGCGCTGGTGATTTCGCCGGCCGTGGATAAGAATTTGACGCTGGCTTCCCGCAACATCCCCACCGTCGAACTGACGACCAGCGATGCGCTGAATACTTATCAGGTGTTGCGTAACGACAAGTTGTTGTTCACCCGGGGCGCGTTTGAAAAAATCGAGGCCCGCTTGAACAAGGAATAA
- the rplC gene encoding 50S ribosomal protein L3 codes for MLGLLGKKLGQTRVYDDKGVLIPVTIVLVGPNRVIQCKTQETDGYNAVQLGFGDQKEQRLTKGLLGHIKKHNAAPVKRIQEFRDFTLAVKPGDILGPTVFAAGDFVDAIGVTKGRGFEGVMKRHNFRGGDASHGAKGWRRRGGAIGQRLFPGTVMRGMRMPGHMGRVRRTTQNLQVIQVREADNVLLIKGAIPGAKGDYVVIRESKKNPKAAAAAGNK; via the coding sequence ATGCTTGGGTTACTTGGAAAAAAACTCGGTCAGACGCGCGTCTATGACGACAAAGGCGTCTTGATCCCGGTCACCATTGTGCTCGTCGGTCCGAATCGCGTCATCCAGTGCAAAACGCAGGAGACCGACGGTTACAATGCGGTGCAACTTGGTTTTGGCGATCAAAAGGAACAACGGCTCACCAAGGGATTGCTCGGTCACATCAAAAAGCACAATGCCGCGCCGGTGAAGCGCATCCAGGAATTCCGCGACTTCACTCTCGCCGTGAAACCTGGCGATATCCTTGGGCCAACCGTTTTTGCGGCCGGCGATTTTGTCGATGCCATCGGCGTCACGAAGGGGCGCGGTTTTGAAGGTGTGATGAAGCGACACAATTTCCGTGGTGGTGACGCGTCGCACGGGGCGAAGGGTTGGCGTCGTCGTGGCGGTGCCATCGGCCAGCGTTTGTTTCCAGGCACGGTCATGCGTGGGATGCGGATGCCCGGCCACATGGGGCGGGTGCGCCGCACGACCCAGAATTTGCAGGTGATTCAAGTGCGGGAAGCCGACAACGTCTTGCTGATCAAAGGTGCGATCCCGGGCGCAAAGGGCGACTACGTGGTGATTCGCGAGTCCAAGAAAAATCCCAAAGCGGCGGCCGCGGCCGGCAACAAATAA
- the rpsJ gene encoding 30S ribosomal protein S10, whose amino-acid sequence MAGQRIRIRLKAYDHRVIDQSTRDIVDTVKRTGARVAGPIPLPTRIERFTVLRSPHSDKKSQETFEQRTHKRLLDIIEPTAKTVDELKKLNLPAGVDITIKI is encoded by the coding sequence ATGGCTGGACAACGCATTCGCATTCGACTGAAAGCTTACGACCATCGGGTCATCGACCAGTCCACGCGCGACATCGTGGACACGGTCAAGCGGACGGGCGCACGGGTGGCCGGCCCGATCCCTTTGCCGACGCGCATCGAACGCTTCACCGTGCTCCGTTCGCCTCACTCGGACAAGAAATCGCAGGAGACTTTTGAACAGCGCACGCACAAACGTCTGCTCGACATCATCGAGCCGACGGCCAAAACGGTGGACGAATTGAAGAAGTTGAATCTGCCGGCCGGTGTGGACATCACCATCAAGATCTGA
- the fusA gene encoding elongation factor G → MEAVMEKPKSVNSPNRRYTMERTRNIGIAAHIDAGKTTTTERILFYTGLIHKMGDVDDGNTVTDWMEQERERGITITSAATTCYWTQKDDGIKKSFLGIPHRVNIIDTPGHVDFTAEVERSMRVLDGAVAVFCGVAGVQPQSETVWRQATKYKVPRIAFVNKMDRTGANFENAVSEMRKKLGAYAYPVSIPIGKEDYFKGVIDVVNQKAIIYDDKDEVGLKYTVAEIPAEDKERAQAALAELIDAVSNKDDEIAEMVIEEKPIDALVLKAAIRRLTCKIELVPVVCGSAFKKKGVQPLVDAVIDYLPSPLDIPPAVGHEPGNPENLVEVPTDDNAKFCSLAFKLWRDPYVGKLVFFRVYSGQLKKGDLIYNPRTRKRERVSRVMMLQADKRIDVETTFAGDIAALVGLKNITTGDTLCNEEFDVSLEPPTFPEPVISMAVEPKTKADRERMGEGLQQLAEEDPTFRCFTNEETGQLIIAGMGELHLEILRDRLFREFKVEANAGAPQIAYRETITKAAEGEGKFIRQSGGRGQYGHALVNIEPLPRGKGVEIENEIVGGAIPKEFIPAVIDGIEEAIAGGVLANYPMVDLKVAVVDGTFHEVDSSELAFKMAGIFALKDAVKKAHAILLEPIMKVEVTTPDEYQGDLLGDINRRRGKIVAIEAKNNATYLYAEVPLAELFGYATAIRSLSKGRASYSMEPLAFEQVPNSIMATILDSIVKKPART, encoded by the coding sequence ATGGAAGCTGTAATGGAAAAACCGAAATCCGTGAACTCGCCGAACCGGCGGTACACGATGGAGCGCACCCGCAATATCGGGATCGCGGCGCACATCGATGCCGGCAAAACGACGACGACGGAGCGCATTCTCTTTTACACCGGCCTCATCCACAAGATGGGCGATGTCGATGACGGGAATACCGTGACGGATTGGATGGAGCAGGAGCGCGAACGTGGCATCACCATCACTTCGGCGGCGACGACCTGTTACTGGACGCAAAAGGACGACGGCATCAAGAAGTCGTTCCTCGGCATTCCGCATCGCGTCAACATCATCGACACTCCCGGCCACGTGGATTTCACCGCGGAAGTAGAACGTTCGATGCGCGTGCTCGACGGCGCGGTGGCAGTCTTTTGCGGCGTTGCCGGCGTGCAGCCGCAATCTGAAACTGTCTGGCGCCAGGCCACCAAATACAAGGTTCCCCGCATTGCCTTCGTTAACAAAATGGACCGCACCGGCGCGAATTTTGAAAACGCGGTTAGTGAAATGCGCAAGAAGCTCGGCGCTTATGCGTATCCGGTTTCGATTCCGATCGGCAAAGAAGACTATTTCAAAGGCGTCATCGACGTGGTGAATCAGAAGGCGATTATTTACGATGATAAAGACGAAGTCGGTTTGAAATATACCGTTGCTGAAATCCCCGCCGAAGACAAGGAACGCGCCCAGGCCGCGCTGGCGGAACTGATTGATGCTGTTTCCAACAAGGACGATGAGATAGCTGAAATGGTCATCGAAGAGAAGCCGATTGACGCGCTCGTGCTCAAAGCCGCCATCCGCCGCCTGACGTGCAAGATTGAGTTGGTGCCGGTTGTCTGCGGTTCAGCTTTCAAGAAAAAAGGAGTGCAGCCGCTGGTGGATGCGGTCATCGATTATCTGCCGTCGCCGCTGGACATCCCGCCCGCGGTCGGGCATGAGCCCGGGAATCCGGAAAATCTGGTCGAGGTGCCCACTGATGACAACGCCAAGTTTTGTTCGCTCGCGTTTAAACTTTGGCGAGACCCGTATGTTGGCAAGCTGGTTTTCTTCCGTGTTTACAGCGGTCAACTCAAGAAGGGCGATCTCATTTACAATCCGCGCACGCGCAAGCGGGAACGCGTCAGCCGCGTCATGATGCTGCAAGCCGACAAGCGCATCGACGTTGAAACAACTTTTGCGGGCGACATCGCCGCGCTGGTTGGTTTGAAAAACATCACGACGGGAGACACACTTTGTAATGAGGAGTTTGATGTCTCGCTCGAGCCTCCCACTTTCCCTGAACCGGTCATTTCGATGGCAGTCGAGCCGAAGACCAAGGCCGATCGCGAGCGGATGGGCGAGGGTTTGCAGCAACTGGCCGAGGAAGACCCGACCTTCCGTTGCTTCACCAACGAGGAAACCGGCCAGCTCATCATCGCCGGCATGGGCGAGTTGCATCTGGAGATCCTCCGCGACCGGTTGTTCCGCGAATTCAAAGTAGAAGCCAACGCCGGCGCGCCGCAGATTGCCTATCGTGAAACCATCACCAAGGCGGCTGAAGGTGAAGGCAAATTCATCCGTCAATCCGGCGGACGTGGTCAATACGGCCACGCACTGGTGAACATTGAACCGCTGCCGCGAGGCAAAGGGGTTGAAATCGAAAACGAAATTGTCGGCGGTGCCATTCCCAAGGAATTTATTCCGGCGGTCATCGACGGCATCGAAGAAGCCATCGCGGGAGGCGTGCTGGCGAATTATCCCATGGTGGACCTGAAGGTGGCCGTGGTCGATGGGACGTTCCACGAAGTGGACTCCAGTGAACTGGCGTTCAAAATGGCGGGAATTTTTGCGCTCAAAGACGCGGTGAAAAAGGCCCACGCGATTTTGCTCGAACCCATCATGAAGGTTGAAGTCACGACGCCGGACGAGTATCAGGGCGATTTGCTCGGGGACATCAACCGCCGCCGGGGTAAAATTGTCGCCATCGAAGCAAAAAACAACGCCACGTATCTTTATGCCGAAGTGCCGCTGGCCGAACTGTTCGGGTACGCCACGGCGATTCGTTCACTGTCCAAAGGGCGCGCCTCGTACTCGATGGAGCCGCTCGCGTTCGAGCAGGTGCCCAACAGCATCATGGCCACGATTTTGGACTCGATCGTGAAGAAACCGGCACGCACCTGA
- the rpsG gene encoding 30S ribosomal protein S7 — MSRRRQADKRPLTEDAKFHSPLVSRLVNTVMKCGKKTVAQRIVYGAFDQIGAKNPTGNPLEILQRAVENAKPRLEVKARRVGGATYQVPSEASSDRQLTLAIRWLVNFADARKGVAMKEALAAEIMDAYQGQGNAIRKRDEVHKMAQANKAFAHFRW; from the coding sequence ATGTCCCGACGCCGACAAGCTGATAAAAGACCGCTGACTGAAGACGCGAAGTTTCACAGTCCGCTCGTATCGCGACTGGTGAACACGGTGATGAAGTGCGGCAAGAAAACCGTCGCGCAGCGCATCGTGTATGGCGCGTTTGACCAGATTGGCGCCAAGAATCCGACCGGCAACCCGCTGGAGATTTTGCAGCGCGCGGTGGAGAATGCCAAGCCGCGTCTGGAGGTAAAGGCGCGGCGCGTGGGCGGCGCAACTTATCAGGTGCCATCGGAGGCTTCGTCCGACCGGCAACTGACTCTGGCCATTCGTTGGCTGGTGAATTTTGCTGACGCCCGGAAAGGCGTGGCGATGAAGGAAGCGCTGGCGGCGGAAATCATGGATGCGTATCAGGGTCAGGGGAACGCCATCCGCAAACGCGATGAGGTGCATAAAATGGCGCAGGCCAACAAGGCTTTTGCGCATTTTCGCTGGTAG
- a CDS encoding 30S ribosomal protein S12: MPTINQLVRKGRNKIRSKSKSPALENSPFRRGVCLQVMTRTPKKPNSAMRKVAKVRLTNGYEVIAYIPDEGHNLQEHSIVLVRGGRVKDLPGVRYHIIRGTLDAAGVEKRRVSRSKYGVKRPKAAKGAAAKQAAA; encoded by the coding sequence ATGCCGACTATTAACCAACTCGTCCGAAAAGGGCGAAATAAAATACGCAGCAAGTCCAAGTCACCGGCGTTGGAGAACTCGCCGTTTCGGCGCGGGGTGTGTCTGCAGGTCATGACGCGCACGCCCAAGAAGCCCAATTCGGCGATGCGCAAGGTGGCGAAGGTGCGGTTGACCAACGGGTACGAGGTGATCGCTTACATCCCGGATGAGGGGCATAATTTGCAGGAGCACTCGATCGTGCTGGTGCGGGGCGGGCGCGTGAAGGATTTGCCGGGCGTGCGCTATCACATCATTCGCGGAACGCTGGACGCGGCGGGGGTGGAGAAGCGCAGAGTCAGTCGCTCCAAGTACGGTGTCAAGCGACCGAAGGCAGCCAAGGGCGCGGCGGCCAAACAGGCGGCGGCTTGA
- the rpoC gene encoding DNA-directed RNA polymerase subunit beta', translating to MSTKDSARELLGLDKVNQVEHVAISLASPDAIRSWSKGEVKNPETINYRTFKPEKGGLFCERIFGPVKDWECSCGKYKRIKHRGVVCDRCGVEVTLARVRRERMGHIELSVPVSHIWFFKCMPSRIGLVLDMTARNLERVIYYEDYMVIDPGSTPLTQHQLLSEHEYREAKETYGAEAFVAKIGAEAVREALAKVDLAKQIAQLEVAMTETKSKQIRKKIAKRTKLLQALLASKSRPEWMVLIVLPVIPPDLRPLVPLEGGRFATSDLNDLYRRVINRNNRLKNLLQLKTPEVIVRNEKRMLQEAVDALFDNGRHGRAVTGAGNRPLKSLSDMLKGKSGRFRQNLLGKRVDYSGRSVIVIGPELKLHQCGLPKKMALVLFEPFIIRRLKELGYVHTVRSAKKMIERQSPEVWDILEEVTKGHPVLLNRAPTLHRLSIQAFEPLLIEGEAIRIHPLVCTAYNADFDGDQMAVHVPLSVEAQLEARLLMMAPNNIFNPSSGKPIMTPTQDITLGCYYLTVEPRGVSGQKSEVRSPASDLRPPASDLRPPTSDLRLPLFGSKSEVVFAHDDGAVTTHERIRLANPDFGKKTVYGDSEKKVIETTVGRVIFSGIWPAELGFPNKVIGKTQLGELIWNCHKIAGQEKTVVMLDQLKELGFKEATGAGVSIGIDDMIIPKEKDQEIETAQKQIAEVEKQHRKGVITSGERYNKIIDIWTHCTDQIANVMLRTLDHNHGKREYNPVSLMVHSGARGNRQQVRQLAVVRGLMAKPSGDIIEKPILSNFREGLTVLEYFISTHGARKGLADTALKTADSGYMTRKLVDVAQDVIIREADCGTSNGIWVQSIYEGEDEVVKLNERLVGRYSCDDIVEPANPRNKLVGANELIDEVKARQVEAAGVEKVKIRSVLTCESKAGVCVCCYGRNLATGNPVKLGEAVGIIAAQSIGEPGTQLTMRTFHIGGTASQVFKQPQIKAKYDGVVHYNELRLVELEDGNNIVLNKNGSVSILAEDGRELETHNLVIGAVISAPNGGRVKRGDTFVQWDPYNVPILSEKAGRVKFHDIIEGVTMKQEVDETTGQEAMVIIEHKEDLHPQIIITPATDLRPPASADVLASYPIPSGAHIVVGEGDKIVAGTLMAKTPRKTSKTRDITGGLPRVAELFEARPPKDAAEISKIDGVVDFGPSVRGKRCILIKDQQTELEEEHLIRIGKHVIVFKGDYVKKGQQLTEGPINPHEILDICGPQELQEHLVNEVQEVYRLQGVTINDKHIEIIVRQMLRKVRITEPGDTSFLWGEQIDKIIFETENLRVEKMGGKPAEAQPVLLGITKASLETESFLSAASFQDTTRVLTEAATLSRVDYLTGFKENVIMGHIIPAGAGFDYHRNVRLKPLVEIEEEPVVESRPEGESGQPLSGLAS from the coding sequence ATGAGCACCAAAGATAGCGCCCGCGAATTGCTCGGTCTGGACAAGGTGAACCAGGTGGAACATGTCGCCATCTCGCTCGCCTCGCCCGACGCCATTCGCTCCTGGTCCAAAGGGGAAGTCAAGAACCCCGAGACCATCAACTACCGCACCTTCAAGCCGGAAAAAGGCGGCTTGTTCTGCGAACGCATTTTCGGTCCGGTCAAGGATTGGGAATGCTCCTGCGGCAAGTACAAACGCATCAAGCACCGCGGCGTCGTCTGTGATCGCTGCGGCGTCGAAGTCACCCTGGCGCGCGTCCGCCGTGAGCGCATGGGTCACATCGAACTGTCGGTGCCGGTCTCGCACATCTGGTTTTTCAAATGCATGCCCTCGCGCATCGGTTTGGTGCTCGATATGACGGCGCGCAATCTGGAACGCGTCATTTATTACGAGGATTACATGGTGATCGATCCTGGCTCCACGCCGTTGACCCAACACCAGTTGTTGAGTGAGCACGAATATCGTGAAGCCAAAGAAACCTACGGTGCGGAGGCTTTCGTGGCCAAGATTGGCGCCGAAGCCGTGCGCGAAGCTCTCGCCAAAGTGGATTTGGCCAAACAAATCGCGCAGTTGGAAGTCGCCATGACGGAAACCAAGAGCAAACAAATCCGTAAGAAGATTGCCAAGCGCACCAAGCTGCTGCAAGCGCTCCTGGCCTCCAAGAGCCGTCCCGAATGGATGGTGCTCATCGTGTTGCCGGTCATTCCGCCTGATCTGCGACCGCTCGTCCCGCTCGAAGGCGGCCGTTTTGCGACGTCCGACCTCAACGATCTGTATCGCCGCGTCATTAACCGCAACAATCGATTGAAGAATTTGCTGCAACTCAAAACGCCGGAAGTCATCGTGCGCAACGAAAAACGCATGTTGCAGGAGGCGGTGGACGCCTTGTTCGACAATGGTCGTCATGGTCGTGCCGTGACCGGTGCCGGAAACCGTCCATTGAAATCGCTCAGTGACATGCTCAAAGGCAAGAGCGGTCGCTTCCGCCAGAATCTATTGGGCAAACGCGTGGATTACTCGGGCCGTTCCGTGATTGTTATTGGTCCGGAACTCAAACTGCACCAATGCGGTTTGCCGAAGAAGATGGCACTGGTGCTGTTCGAGCCGTTCATCATCCGTCGCTTAAAAGAACTCGGTTACGTTCACACGGTTCGCTCGGCGAAAAAGATGATCGAACGTCAATCTCCGGAAGTCTGGGACATTTTGGAAGAGGTGACCAAGGGCCATCCGGTGTTGCTCAATCGCGCGCCGACGTTGCACCGTTTGTCAATTCAGGCTTTTGAGCCGCTCCTGATCGAAGGGGAAGCCATTCGCATTCATCCGCTTGTTTGCACCGCTTACAACGCGGACTTCGACGGCGACCAAATGGCCGTGCATGTGCCGTTGAGCGTCGAGGCGCAACTGGAAGCGCGCCTGCTGATGATGGCGCCCAACAACATCTTCAACCCGTCCAGCGGCAAGCCGATCATGACGCCCACGCAAGACATCACGCTGGGTTGTTACTATTTGACCGTCGAACCGAGAGGAGTCAGCGGCCAGAAGTCAGAAGTCAGAAGTCCGGCCTCCGACCTCCGGCCTCCGGCCTCCGACCTCCGACCTCCGACCTCCGACCTCCGACTTCCGCTTTTCGGGAGCAAGAGCGAGGTGGTGTTTGCGCACGACGATGGCGCCGTGACGACCCATGAGCGAATTCGCCTGGCCAATCCCGACTTCGGCAAAAAAACCGTTTACGGCGATTCCGAAAAGAAAGTCATCGAGACCACGGTGGGCCGTGTCATTTTCAGCGGCATCTGGCCGGCGGAACTCGGCTTTCCCAACAAGGTGATCGGCAAGACCCAGCTCGGCGAGTTGATCTGGAATTGTCATAAAATTGCCGGCCAGGAAAAAACCGTGGTCATGCTGGACCAGCTCAAGGAACTCGGCTTCAAGGAAGCGACCGGTGCGGGCGTTTCCATCGGCATCGACGACATGATCATTCCGAAGGAAAAGGATCAGGAAATCGAAACGGCGCAGAAGCAGATCGCCGAAGTGGAAAAGCAACATCGCAAGGGCGTCATCACTTCCGGCGAACGCTACAACAAGATTATCGACATCTGGACGCATTGCACGGACCAGATCGCCAACGTCATGTTGCGCACGTTGGATCACAACCACGGGAAGCGGGAATACAATCCGGTTTCGCTGATGGTGCATTCGGGTGCGCGCGGCAATCGTCAACAGGTGCGGCAACTGGCCGTGGTGCGGGGGTTGATGGCCAAGCCCAGTGGGGACATTATTGAGAAGCCGATTCTGTCGAATTTCCGGGAGGGGTTGACGGTGTTGGAGTATTTCATTTCGACGCACGGGGCGCGCAAAGGGTTGGCGGACACGGCGCTCAAGACGGCTGATTCGGGTTACATGACGCGCAAATTGGTGGACGTGGCGCAGGACGTGATCATCCGCGAGGCGGATTGCGGGACATCCAACGGCATCTGGGTTCAATCCATTTACGAAGGGGAGGATGAAGTGGTGAAGCTCAACGAGCGTCTGGTGGGGCGGTATTCGTGCGACGACATTGTTGAGCCGGCGAATCCGAGGAACAAGTTGGTGGGGGCGAACGAGTTGATCGACGAGGTGAAAGCGCGGCAGGTTGAAGCTGCCGGAGTGGAGAAGGTGAAGATCCGTTCGGTGCTGACATGTGAGAGCAAGGCGGGGGTGTGTGTGTGTTGTTATGGTCGGAATTTGGCGACGGGCAACCCGGTGAAGTTGGGGGAGGCGGTGGGGATCATCGCGGCGCAATCCATCGGTGAACCGGGCACGCAGTTGACGATGCGCACGTTTCACATTGGGGGGACGGCGTCGCAGGTGTTCAAGCAGCCGCAGATCAAGGCGAAGTATGACGGGGTGGTGCATTACAACGAATTGCGCCTGGTCGAACTCGAAGACGGCAACAACATCGTGCTGAACAAGAATGGGTCGGTTTCCATTCTGGCGGAGGATGGGCGAGAGTTGGAGACGCACAACCTGGTGATTGGCGCGGTGATTTCTGCGCCCAACGGTGGCCGGGTCAAGCGCGGGGATACGTTCGTGCAGTGGGACCCTTACAACGTCCCCATCCTCTCCGAAAAAGCGGGGCGCGTGAAATTCCATGACATCATCGAAGGGGTGACGATGAAGCAGGAGGTGGATGAAACCACGGGCCAGGAGGCGATGGTGATCATCGAGCACAAGGAGGATTTGCATCCGCAGATCATCATCACGCCGGCCACCGACCTCCGACCTCCGGCCTCCGCCGACGTGCTGGCCAGCTATCCGATTCCGTCCGGCGCGCACATCGTTGTGGGTGAAGGGGACAAGATTGTGGCGGGGACGTTGATGGCCAAGACGCCGCGCAAGACGTCCAAGACGCGGGACATCACGGGGGGCTTGCCGCGGGTGGCGGAGTTGTTCGAGGCGCGGCCGCCGAAAGACGCGGCGGAAATTTCCAAGATCGATGGCGTGGTGGACTTTGGTCCGAGTGTGCGGGGCAAACGCTGCATTCTCATCAAGGATCAGCAAACGGAGTTGGAGGAGGAGCACCTGATCCGGATTGGCAAACACGTTATTGTGTTCAAGGGTGACTACGTGAAGAAGGGGCAACAGTTGACTGAAGGGCCGATCAACCCGCACGAGATTCTGGATATTTGCGGGCCGCAGGAATTGCAGGAGCATCTGGTCAATGAGGTGCAGGAGGTGTATCGGTTGCAGGGGGTGACGATCAACGACAAGCACATCGAGATCATCGTGCGGCAGATGTTGCGCAAGGTGCGGATCACGGAGCCGGGGGACACGTCGTTCTTGTGGGGCGAACAGATCGACAAGATTATTTTTGAAACCGAGAACTTGCGGGTGGAGAAGATGGGGGGCAAACCGGCGGAGGCGCAGCCGGTGTTGCTGGGGATCACGAAGGCGTCGTTGGAGACGGAGAGTTTCCTGAGCGCGGCGAGTTTCCAGGATACGACGCGGGTGTTGACGGAGGCGGCGACGTTGTCGCGGGTGGATTATCTCACCGGGTTCAAGGAGAATGTGATCATGGGTCACATCATCCCGGCGGGTGCGGGGTTTGATTATCATCGTAATGTGCGCCTCAAGCCGCTGGTGGAGATCGAGGAAGAACCGGTGGTGGAGAGCCGCCCGGAAGGCGAGTCCGGACAGCCGTTGTCAGGGCTGGCCAGTTAA